CTTTTTTATCTTTTCCCAATTTATCGTAAATGTCTTCAATGTGTCCGAATTTTTGAATAAGCTCGGTCGCGGTTTTCTCGCCGATTCCCGGAATGCCTATTATGTTGTCCGAAGGGTCGCCTCGCAAGCCCTTGAAATCGGGTAAAAACTCCGGCCCGAAACCAAACCTTTCTTTTACTTTTTCCTCATTATAAAGAATCGTGTCCTGTATGCCTTTTTTGAGTGTGTAAACTCGGACTCTATCGCCATCTACAAGCTGTAAAGTGTCCATATCGCCCGAGGCGATGATTACATCGCAGTGTAGCGTGGAGCGTGTAGCATGAAGCGTCTGGACGATAGTCCCCAGAACATCGTCGGCTTCAAAACCTTCAGCGTCGTAGACGGGAATATTAAATGCCTCAAAAATTTCGCGTGAACGTTTTAACTGTGCTACAAGGGCATCATCGGTTTTGGCGCGCTTGCCTTTGTAATCCTCGTAAGCGGCGTGTCTGTATGTCGGCTTTGGCAAGTCATACGCGGCCGCCATATAGTCGGGCTTTAACTCGCCTATTATTTTTATAAGCATCGTGGCAAGCCCGTAAAGAGCGCCTGTCGGCACGCCGGCGCTTGTCGCAAAATCCTCCGGCAGGGCGTGATAGGCCCTGTGTATTATGGCGTGCGCGTCAAGAATCACAAGGCGTTTTGGCTTGACTTTTTCTCCTCTTTTTTCCTCCTTTGATTTTGCTTTTGGCATGATGTTATATCATTCTAACATCGCTTTGCCATAAAAAAAGCGGGACAAGGTGTGTCCTTGTCCCGCGCGAAAACTGTTTGTTTTGTTGTTGCAATGCTTGTTACTTCACGAGCATGTCGGCAATCCAGCGAAGAAATATGTCTGGAGGTACCTTATTCTTCGCTTGCTGAACAAACTCCGTTACCACCTGTTTGGCAAGCAGAGAAGGGTATCCTCCGGTTTTGCTATATTCCGTGGCCACCTGCTCCAGAAAGGATGCGAGACATCGTGCCCGAGCGGTACTCATTCTGTTCAAAAAACGTGTCACCTCGTTGTTGAATGTCCCGGCTGTTTCGCGAGAGAACTCAATATCCTCACCTTTAACCCAGATAAGACGTTGCAACAACCCAAACATCTTGCCGTCTTGTGCCTCGGGTTGTCCTCCGCGAAGCGAGGCCGCCCGATTCGCCCCCTCTAAAAGTCCAAGAATTAATCCGCGCCGAACCCGAAGTAAAAGAGGTGAGTGCGCGCTAATGTAGGTGTACATACGCGCGTACAGCCCGTGGACACACTGGTACTGGTACGCGGCTACAGTGGTTGCAGCTATGATGCGGACAACCTCGGTATCGTGGAGTGCCTCAAAATCGATGTTTAAAACGGAATTGCCACAATAATCTGGCACTTTAAAATCGGCTCCGAAGACCGTGTCTATCTTGTCTTCAACCGGCATGTCCGACAACAACACGGTGGCTACTTTGGCCCTCGTGTCATAGTAGGGTTTAAACAGAGCAAGAATAACTGCTCCGCTATAATTACAAGTACTCATAACGACTACCCTTTCAGGTTCATTCGTTCCTCCCATTCCTTTCAGAGCGGGCATACTGAAATGTTGTTTTCAAAGTCCATTCGCCTTTCAGCGCTCCTTTGTTTTGCCCTTTCAGACAACACGTCGTACGTTTTCACTCCGCTTCATGCGGACGCGAAACCGAAGAGGAACCTTGTAACTCTCTGCTCCGAAACCTACCACACCTATCCCCCCTCGTCAATACGCAATTTCTGCGCGACCGCGTAGAAGTTACCTAAGGCATGAGAGTGGCGGACAGACAAAGAAAAAATCAAGACGTGCCTGATACAGAATCGGAAAAAGTAATTCCCCGCGTGTGTTCGTCAAAAAACTCAAAGAAGAGTTTGATGTGTTCCTGTGGCAGGATGGTGGCAACACGGTCGGCCCATTCAATAAAAATAAGGTTGCGCGGGTCACGGAGCAGTTCTTCAAACTGAAGTTTCCGAAGTTCTTCCACGCTCTCCAGACGGTAGGCGTCAATGTGATGAAGAAGATTATAGCTGTTAGCTTTTAGCTTATAGCTTTTAAGAATAAGAAACGTTGGACTGTTAACCACCTCAACGACACCAAGCGCTTTCGCAACCGCCTGCACAAATGTCGTTTTTCCGGAACCCAAGTCGCCATAAAGACCGACAACCGTAGCAACGTCTGTCCTCGGCGTAAGATTTTTCAAAAAATTTTGCGCCACATCCTCCGTATCTTTCAGGCCTCTGCTTAAAATTTCCATAACAGCATTTTACATAATTTCCGTATAAAAGAAATGGCGCGGGGAAGCTTCGCTTCCCCGCGCCCGATTGAATTTCAAATCGGCGGTCCTTTTCGGTTACAGCAGAAACCGAGGATTATAAGACAGAGAACGCCGACACAGCAGAACCCGAAGGCAATTCCGCTCCAAAAGGTTAACTCTAAAGCACTTTGAATTACGAAACTCCAGATCCGCGTCTTTCTTTTCAATTTCGGCTACGTCTTTGCAAAAATTATTCAACAGATACTCTGTATATGCCTCATAATTTTTGCTTCGCCTCGCTCGAAATTGAAAAGAAATACATCGGAAGCGAGTTTCGTAACTCAAAGTAAACAATAGATTACACCTTTTTGCATTTATAAAAAAGAGGCACGCACTGACAGTGCGCGCCTTTGAAATTTCCCCTTTTCAGCGACCACCGTAGTAGTCGCGGGACGGGTCGTACGACCGGCTACGGTTTTTATTGTTACCGTACCGATATAGGTCTACATCAACCTCTGTCGTCTGCCGGAAGGTGTTTTCCCCGTAGGGCACACCTTTGGAATTTACGGCCGGCCGGACGTTTTTGTTGACGTAGAGTTCCAAGGAACCCCCGCCATGGAACATCCTCCTAAACCAAGATGTCTTCTCTTCCCTTGCTTGGTGAACCATGCGACTCTGTCCGGGCACGTACGGCACATCCGCCGTTTCCGTGTGTCCTCCGTACCGCGGCCCGGAAGTCACAACGACATGGGGTGGCGCGACATGGGAATGTCTCGGCTCGCGAGACGGCCGCAAATCCGGTGTCATCCACATGTACTGCCTCGGATCAACGTCCCGCGTGGTCGCAAAGGGCTTCCGTTCCCTCTTTGCAGGAACCGGCGGCGTCGGCTTAACTTCTTCCTTGGGTATTGTTGCCAAGTTGTAAGGAATCGGCTTCTTCCCTGCCTCCTGTCTTTCCCTCACCACTTGGGCGAGAAGTTGCCATTCGTCAACCGTCTCCGGTTTTTTGAGTGGCTCTTTTTCTTTCGGCTCAGCGACTCTTGTTTTTTCCGTCACGTTTGCAGTGGCGGGTGGAGGTGGAATAGACATACCCAGAGCCCGCAGA
The window above is part of the bacterium genome. Proteins encoded here:
- a CDS encoding 5'-3' exonuclease H3TH domain-containing protein, with the protein product MPKAKSKEEKRGEKVKPKRLVILDAHAIIHRAYHALPEDFATSAGVPTGALYGLATMLIKIIGELKPDYMAAAYDLPKPTYRHAAYEDYKGKRAKTDDALVAQLKRSREIFEAFNIPVYDAEGFEADDVLGTIVQTLHATRSTLHCDVIIASGDMDTLQLVDGDRVRVYTLKKGIQDTILYNEEKVKERFGFGPEFLPDFKGLRGDPSDNIIGIPGIGEKTATELIQKFGHIEDIYDKLGKDKKAFEKEGVKARVVLLLEKHKEEAEFSKMLAVIRRDAPVLFKLPEKEWKESVDEKKAEEIFSRFEFRTMAARFREAVGGNKEVGIRNNELGIRNKEEEDLDKDELKETQIALWLINSSITSPKLEDIFSFAKTKDFAKARQAVFSELEKRNLKKVFEEIERPLIAVVRKMNKRGVKIDTEYLNKLSKEYHKELTKLEENIWKEAA
- the tsaE gene encoding tRNA (adenosine(37)-N6)-threonylcarbamoyltransferase complex ATPase subunit type 1 TsaE; this translates as MEILSRGLKDTEDVAQNFLKNLTPRTDVATVVGLYGDLGSGKTTFVQAVAKALGVVEVVNSPTFLILKSYKLKANSYNLLHHIDAYRLESVEELRKLQFEELLRDPRNLIFIEWADRVATILPQEHIKLFFEFFDEHTRGITFSDSVSGTS